A single genomic interval of Brevibacillus brevis harbors:
- a CDS encoding YheC/YheD family protein, which translates to MLQQRSGWLTILPSGRWFVQLPRLVLKRSPKPLVASLGPFSHTKRIYAGLPRVQASRIRTRINWKMAGDSLKLGPLFGILTVGEGATFLGNRENFKDITQSGKQWGALVFVFTPQGINWEKKKVRGYLYNSRLNSWQEVILPFPHVVYNRIPTRKAERRPEVRRALNRIHEMPNVTLFNRGFFDKQQLFTMLESHLEVQAFLPETKQLDTLARFRSFCTEHRFVYLKPVRGRAGQGIMRIDFRNDKWFLQRLKEQKAITRRFSNLNDVWKHIRLHVKQQKYIMQQGIRRARYNGKPFDVRVLVQKDGEGEWSVTGVGIRRSGSQSITTHVPRGGSIHSLSTVMQALFHNNHEQMERHIHDTALAIARSLNAEWTDLAEMSMDLGLTEEGKLWLFEANAKPEKFDEPSIRRLSLANLIHYAQHVSHLQSKRGSAAG; encoded by the coding sequence ATGCTTCAGCAGCGCTCCGGGTGGCTGACGATCCTCCCTAGCGGTAGATGGTTCGTACAGTTACCTCGGCTAGTCCTTAAACGCTCGCCAAAGCCACTGGTCGCCAGTCTCGGTCCCTTTTCTCATACGAAACGGATATACGCTGGTTTACCCCGCGTGCAAGCAAGCCGTATTCGTACACGCATTAACTGGAAAATGGCGGGCGACTCCCTGAAGCTTGGCCCATTATTTGGCATATTGACCGTTGGTGAAGGGGCAACATTTTTAGGAAATCGCGAGAACTTCAAGGATATTACTCAATCGGGGAAGCAATGGGGTGCACTCGTATTTGTGTTCACTCCACAAGGAATCAATTGGGAGAAGAAAAAGGTGCGCGGCTATTTGTACAACAGTCGTCTAAACTCGTGGCAAGAGGTGATTCTACCTTTCCCCCATGTGGTTTACAACCGAATACCGACGAGAAAAGCAGAACGGCGACCTGAAGTCCGCAGAGCATTGAACCGCATACATGAGATGCCAAATGTCACATTGTTTAATCGCGGCTTTTTTGACAAGCAACAGCTCTTTACGATGCTTGAGTCCCACTTGGAAGTGCAAGCTTTTCTACCGGAGACAAAACAATTGGACACCTTGGCTCGGTTTCGAAGCTTTTGCACAGAACATCGCTTTGTCTACTTGAAACCCGTGCGCGGTAGGGCTGGTCAGGGAATTATGCGCATTGATTTCAGAAACGATAAGTGGTTCCTGCAACGGTTAAAGGAGCAAAAGGCCATTACTCGCCGCTTTTCCAATTTGAATGACGTATGGAAGCATATTAGACTTCATGTCAAACAGCAGAAGTACATCATGCAGCAAGGTATTCGTCGTGCCCGTTACAACGGCAAACCTTTTGATGTGCGCGTCCTCGTGCAGAAAGATGGCGAGGGCGAGTGGAGCGTAACCGGAGTTGGCATTAGAAGGTCTGGCTCGCAAAGCATCACCACTCATGTGCCACGCGGTGGCTCGATCCACTCGTTATCTACCGTTATGCAAGCCTTGTTTCATAATAATCACGAGCAAATGGAAAGACACATTCACGATACGGCGCTCGCCATCGCACGGTCATTAAATGCAGAATGGACAGATTTGGCTGAGATGTCGATGGACCTTGGCTTGACAGAAGAAGGAAAGCTATGGCTCTTTGAAGCGAATGCAAAGCCGGAGAAATTCGATGAACCATCGATTCGACGATTATCGTTAGCGAATTTGATCCACTACGCACAGCATGTCTCTCACTTGCAGAGCAAGCGAGGGAGTGCCGCAGGATAA
- a CDS encoding YheC/YheD family protein: METFRMRLRFLSNPRISGIILPATLFQQLQLRQRQKIKVLLGKKEVVATVLQDKRNPDTNVLKVTTLLQAELGIPHPGLIQLKLEGSALRIGPSIGIVTTGIRRDPKQPIGSRTSFFYNLLQAQEGKGVFYYIFSPTDVDWESNTVKAWFLRRNKSGGYFWKKHVTAMPDVVYDRIPSRSAEKHEAVQEFKYRLASYPNLPMFNQGFFNKWGVHQLLYPNPEVNEHIPETYTSPSLTTVRNLLRKYPIVYLKPKNGSLGYGIVKVVRQAGGGFTASYHTSSGNVKRQFSKLSSLYQHVFRSRRVSAYLAQQGIPLMTFHGRPFDFRVHLHKNQQNEWVVSCTAAKVAGSGSVTTHVRTGGTVIPGDDLLQHLFGRQKALMTQRISEASIRLATAIELAKGIDLGELGLDMGIDTQGHVWMFEANSKPGRSIFKHARLRQADQESRKLLVDYSCYLANF, encoded by the coding sequence ATGGAAACGTTCAGAATGCGGCTTCGCTTCCTTTCCAACCCCCGTATCAGTGGGATTATCCTGCCAGCTACTCTCTTCCAACAGCTACAGCTACGACAACGCCAAAAAATTAAAGTCTTACTGGGCAAAAAGGAAGTAGTCGCAACTGTCTTACAAGATAAACGCAATCCGGATACGAACGTCCTGAAAGTGACGACGCTCTTGCAAGCAGAGCTGGGCATTCCACACCCTGGCTTGATCCAGCTCAAGCTAGAGGGCTCCGCACTCCGGATCGGTCCTTCAATCGGGATCGTTACGACTGGCATAAGACGAGATCCCAAGCAGCCAATTGGCTCTCGCACCTCGTTTTTTTACAATCTGTTACAGGCTCAAGAAGGGAAGGGTGTTTTCTACTATATATTTTCCCCAACCGATGTAGACTGGGAATCCAATACGGTCAAAGCGTGGTTTTTGCGCAGAAACAAGTCAGGCGGCTACTTTTGGAAAAAGCATGTTACCGCCATGCCCGATGTCGTCTATGATCGTATTCCCTCTCGTTCGGCAGAAAAGCATGAAGCCGTTCAGGAATTCAAGTATCGACTCGCCAGTTACCCCAATTTACCGATGTTCAATCAGGGCTTTTTTAACAAATGGGGCGTACATCAACTGCTGTATCCGAATCCAGAAGTGAATGAGCATATCCCGGAGACTTACACCTCTCCTTCCCTTACGACTGTTCGAAACTTGCTGCGTAAATACCCTATCGTTTATTTGAAGCCCAAAAATGGAAGTCTCGGGTACGGTATTGTCAAAGTTGTTCGCCAGGCAGGGGGTGGCTTTACTGCCTCCTATCATACAAGCAGCGGCAATGTAAAAAGGCAATTTTCCAAGCTGTCCAGCCTTTATCAGCATGTCTTCCGCAGTCGGCGAGTCAGTGCGTATCTGGCACAACAGGGCATTCCGCTCATGACATTCCATGGACGTCCGTTTGATTTTCGTGTTCACTTGCATAAAAATCAGCAAAACGAGTGGGTTGTCTCGTGCACGGCAGCCAAGGTTGCCGGTTCTGGCAGCGTAACTACCCACGTGCGTACAGGTGGAACTGTCATCCCCGGCGATGACCTGTTGCAGCACCTGTTTGGCAGACAAAAAGCCCTCATGACCCAGCGCATTTCAGAAGCGTCGATCCGTCTGGCTACCGCAATTGAACTGGCCAAAGGGATTGATTTAGGCGAATTAGGGCTGGACATGGGAATTGATACGCAAGGCCATGTCTGGATGTTCGAAGCGAACTCCAAGCCTGGCCGTTCTATATTCAAGCACGCTCGTCTCAGGCAGGCTGATCAAGAATCACGCAAGCTGCTCGTCGATTATAGCTGTTATTTGGCCAATTTCTAG
- a CDS encoding YheC/YheD family protein — MTASKRSLGIMARCQGSHFVDKGYYKKLTLYGRKHGIRVFVFSPRQVNFSTRMVKGFEYRNGSWHAKDFPIPAFIYDRCFVGPSYRHYKPFVEKLQNDRNITFLGHGLSGKWQVHQMLVKSPLLAPLLPPTEIFSYPVLHATLQKYGAAIIKPMAGTHGIGVVRIKEMRSGYEASGRNRDNTPFTRRIRDTAGLKSFVSVFTAGRKFLVQPYLELHTPDGTPFDVRVLVQKNGLGKWGTTGKAVRLGDKRSITSNLHGGGKATPLASFLPLHFTSTKAARIEQTINRVAEELPRFLEESHGRLVELGIDIGIDTAGNVWIIEVNSRPGRTVFRMIDDPTAQLHSITQPVRYAHYLMKERVGG, encoded by the coding sequence ATGACAGCATCCAAGAGAAGTCTTGGCATCATGGCCCGGTGCCAAGGCTCCCACTTTGTAGACAAAGGGTACTACAAAAAGCTTACGCTCTATGGACGCAAGCACGGTATTCGCGTCTTCGTTTTTTCACCACGTCAGGTTAACTTTTCCACCCGTATGGTAAAAGGCTTCGAATATCGCAATGGGTCCTGGCACGCGAAAGACTTCCCAATTCCCGCCTTTATCTATGATCGTTGCTTTGTGGGCCCATCTTATCGCCACTATAAACCATTTGTGGAAAAGTTGCAAAACGATCGCAACATTACGTTTTTGGGGCATGGTCTGTCTGGAAAATGGCAGGTGCACCAGATGCTCGTTAAGTCCCCTCTCCTCGCCCCGCTGCTCCCGCCTACTGAAATATTCTCATATCCTGTGCTCCATGCAACCTTGCAAAAATACGGGGCAGCCATTATCAAGCCGATGGCGGGAACTCACGGTATTGGCGTTGTGAGAATCAAAGAAATGCGCAGTGGCTATGAAGCTTCCGGACGAAACCGAGACAATACGCCTTTCACCAGGCGAATTCGTGACACTGCCGGGTTAAAAAGTTTTGTGTCTGTCTTTACTGCCGGCCGTAAGTTCCTGGTACAGCCCTATTTGGAGCTGCATACCCCGGATGGTACCCCATTCGATGTCCGTGTTCTGGTTCAAAAAAACGGGCTGGGTAAATGGGGGACAACTGGCAAAGCTGTGCGCCTGGGAGACAAACGCAGTATCACCTCCAATTTGCACGGAGGAGGGAAAGCAACACCTCTGGCCTCTTTCCTGCCCCTTCACTTCACATCCACAAAAGCGGCACGCATCGAGCAAACAATCAACCGAGTGGCAGAAGAACTTCCCCGTTTTTTGGAAGAGTCACACGGCAGACTCGTTGAGCTGGGAATCGATATTGGCATCGACACCGCAGGTAATGTTTGGATCATCGAGGTAAACAGCAGACCAGGGCGAACCGTTTTTCGCATGATTGACGACCCGACTGCACAACTGCATTCGATTACTCAGCCTGTTCGCTACGCCCACTATCTTATGAAAGAGCGTGTAGGAGGTTAA